In Parus major isolate Abel chromosome 19, Parus_major1.1, whole genome shotgun sequence, a genomic segment contains:
- the TRPV3 gene encoding transient receptor potential cation channel subfamily V member 3, which yields MIKDNNEIVPLMGKKTNPPGIPPVNQQEKKLTEGTPTKKSSHFFLEIDGFESNATPNNTSPPVFSKPMDSNIRPCASGNGEDMDSPQSIQDDATEYSPNVDSCGANTCQGPELTSARKKLKRNLFRAVSEGNVEELQRLLAELKERSSACTNLPVPDYLMKKFTASDTGKTCLMKALLNINQNTNEIVNMLLSFAEENGILERFINAAYTEEAYKGQTALNIAIERRQYEITETLIEKGADVNAHAQGIFFNPKHKHEGFYFGETALALAACTNQPDIIELLMDNARTNISSQDSRGNNILHALVTVAEDSKTQNDFVMRMYDMILLKSKDRNLETTKNKEGLTPLQLAAKTGKLEILKYILSREIREKPNRSLSRKFTDWAYGPVQSSLYDLTELDTTADNSVLEIIVYNTNIGNRHEMLTLEPLNSLLRMKWKKFARHMFFMSCCFYFLYNVTLTLVSYHRPNENKAPPYPLALTRGVGWLQLSGQVMVMLGAIFLAIKESVAIFLLRPSDLQSILSDAWFHFAFFIQALLVIFSVFLYLFSYKEHLVCLVLAMALGWANMLYFTRGFQSMGIYSVMIQKVILQDVIKFLVVYIVFLLGFGVALAALIETCQEGGECHSNSSLGPVLMDLFKLTLGLGDLEIQQNSKYPVLFLLLLITFVVLTFVLLLNMLIALMGETVEDISKESEHIWKLQRARTILEFEKFLPKCLRKKFQLGERCKVAENDTRVCLRINEVKWTEWKTHVSFINEDPGPTDPSKIQDNSRTNSKNTLNTFEEMDDLPETSV from the exons TTCCCACTTTTTCCTGGAGATTGATGGTTTTGAAAGCAATGCCACTCCCAATAACACCTCTCCCCCAGTGTTTTCCAAACCGATGGATTCAAATATTCGCCCGTG tgcaTCTGGAAATGGGGAAGACATGGATTCCCCACAGTCTATTCAGGATGATGCCACTGAATACAGCCCTAACGTCGACAGTTGTGG TGCTAACACATGCCAAGGCCCTGAGCTGACGAGTGCCAGGAAGAAGCTGAAGAGGAACCTGTTCCGGGCGGTGTCTGAGGGGAACGTGGAGGAACTGCAGcggctgctggcagagctgaaggaGCGATCGAGTGCCTGCACCAACCTGCCTGTGCCAG ATTACCTGATGAAAAAGTTCACAGCTTCAGACACTGGCAAAACTTGTCTGATGAAAGCTCTGCTGAACATCAACCAGAACACAAATGAGATAGTGAACATGCTCCTGTCCTTTGCAgaggaaaatggcattttggaGAGATTTATCAATGCAGCATACACAGAAGAAGCATATAAAG GCCAGACAGCTCTAAATATTGCCATTGAGAGGAGACAGTATGAAATCACTGAGACCCTCATAGAAAAAGGAGCAGATGTGAATGCTCATGCCCAGGGTATTTTCTTTAATCCCAAACACAAGCATgaaggcttttattttg GTGAGACTGCACTGGCTTTAGCAGCATGTACCAACCAGCCAGACATAATTGAGCTGTTAATGGACAATGCCAGGACCAATATTTCCTCTCAGGATTCCAGAGGAAACAATATCCTCCATGCATTAGTTACTGTGGCAGAGGACTCCAAAACACAGAATGACTTTGTGATGAGAATGTACGACATGATTCTGCTGAAAAGTAAAGACAGAAATCTGGAAACAACCAAGAATAAGGAGGGGTTGACACCACTGCAATTAGCTGCAAAAACTGGGAAATTAGAG ATTCTGAAGTACATCCTGAGCAGAGAGATCAGAGAGAAGCCAAACAGGAGCCTGTCAAGAAAATTCACAGACTGGGCTTATGGTCCTGTTCAGTCTTCTCTGTATGATCTGACAGAGCTGGATACCACTGCTGACAACTCAGTGCTGGAAATCATTGTCTATAATACAAATATTGGT aatcGCCATGAAATGCTGACTTTGGAGCCCCTGAACTCACTTCTGAGGATGAAATGGAAGAAGTTTGCACGACACATGTTTTTCATGTcctgctgtttttatttcttgtacaATGTAACATTAACACTGGTTTCCTACCACAGGCCTAATGAAAACAAA GCTCCTCCTTATCCACTGGCTCTGACCCGAGGAGTGGGGTGGCTGCAGTTGTCAGGACAGGTGATGGTCATGTTAGGAGCAATATTTTTAGCCATAAAAgag AGTGTGGCCATCTTCCTGCTCAGGCCCTCAGACCTGCAGTCAATTCTCTCTGATGCCTGGTTCCACTTTGCATT ttttataCAAGCTTTGCTTGTGATCTTCTCTGTCTTTTTGTACTTGTTTTCCTACAAAGAACACCTGGTGTGTCTTGTTTTGGCAATGGCCCTTGGCTGGGCCAATATGCTCTATTTCACCAGAGGATTCCAGTCCATGGGAATTTACAGTGTGATGATTCAAAAG GTCATCCTGCAAGATGTGATAAAGTTTTTAGTTGTCTATATCGTGTTTTTGCTGGGATTTGGCGTAG CTCTTGCTGCCCTGATTGAGACGTGCCAGGAGGGTGGGGAATGCCATTCCAACAGCAGCCTGGGACCTGTCCTGATGGATCTTTTCAAGCTCACCCTAGGACTGGGTGACCTGGAGATCCAGCAGAACTCCAAGTACCCTgttctgtttctcctgctcctcataACTTTTGTTGTGCTGACTTTTGTTCTTCTCTTGAACATGCTGATTGCTTTAATGGGAGAAACTGTGGAGGATATTTCTAAGGAGAGTGAGCACATCTGGAAACTCCAG AGAGCCAGGACTATATTGGAATTTGAAAAATTCTTACCAAAATGCctgaggaaaaaattccagttgGGAGAACGGTGCAAAGTGGCTGAAAATGACACCAGGGTGTGTTTAAG GATTAATGAAGTGAAATGGACTGAGTGGAAAACCCATGTTTCATTTATTAATGAAGATCCAGGGCCAACAG ATCCAAGCAAAATTCAAGATAATTCAAGAACTAATAGCAAAAACACCCTGAATACATTTGAAGAAATGGATGATTTGCCAGAAACTTCTGTTTAG